Part of the Acetomicrobium thermoterrenum DSM 13490 genome is shown below.
CGCGCCACAGGGGCATCCCAATCTATAGCAGGTCCGCTGACAATGCTCCTCGCCGTATGGGCTTGGGGGATAGAGGAGGTATCCAACAGAATAGAAAGTCGACTCGGAAATAGTGACATAACGGATGCCACCTTAGACGTGATGCGCGATATAGCTAAAGAAAGCGCTAAAGTGCGTTTTGAAGGCAATTGTTACGACAAGGCATGGCACGACGAAGCTGTGCGTCGCGACCTTCCCATTGCCACCACAACTCCCGACGCTTTATCCTACTATTTAATTCCCGAAAATAGAGCACTGCTTTCCAGTCTTTCTATCATGACCGACAGGGAAATAGTTGCTTATTACGAAACAAGACTTGAACAATATGTTAAAACGCTAGATGTCGAAATGGCCGTCATGGAAGACATGATACGACATGCAATACTTCCCTCTATCTCAAAGCAGGTAGCGCTGGAAGGAAAGGCATTTGAAAAAGCAACTTCCATACTCGACGGCAATTTCGAAAGCTGGAAGGGTAAGATCAAATCATTGTGTGACGCTAAAGAACAACTTTACCATAGGCTTGAGCAATTAAGAAATCTTCGATATAGAATTTCGAATTGTAGCCTCGAAGAAAGTTCTTCTTTGATAACCAACGAGGGAATTTCTTTGATGAATGAAATACGTTCACTGAGCGATGCCGCAGAACTTTGGATCGATGATATGATTCAGCCCTATCCCTCCTATCGCGATTTGCTTGTGATACAATAACTACGATAGGAAAGTTCTAATCTATAAAACAGGCGGTGATACTGATGACGAAAAAAATATTAGTTGGAGTAGACCTGAGTAAAATGTCAGAATCTTTGATAACGTACTCTCATAACATTGCGCACAGACTCAATGACGAAATAATCTATCTTCATGTCCTGCCTCGCCTGTCTTCCATATGGCGCGGTTATGAGCCGTGGATACCGCCACAGATAGGAGATGAAGTCAAACAAATAGCCCACAAAAAAATCTCCTACTGGATCCAGAAAGCCGAGGCACAAATTAAAGATATCCCTTCTCATGAGCACACCATATTAATTGAGGAGGGATCGCCCGGGGAAGTTATCATAAGCAAAGCCCGTGAAATGGGAGTTTCTCTTATAATCGTGGGGTACAAAGGACACAGCACTATGGAACACATCTTGGTCGGGAGCACAACTACAGCTATCGCACGCCATGCGCCCTGTTCAGTCTTGATCTACAGACCTGGTTTCGAAGTAATTTAAGGCAAATCAATTAGCGTACGTGAAGCAGGGATATCATCTGATATTCTTCAACCGTCGCGAAATACCTTCCTCTTCTTTTATCATCTGAAGGATATCCTCGGCAGACATCTTTTCTAAATATATTGCTTCTTCTAAACTATCGGCTATGTCTTGTGCAATCTCGTCCAAAGAGGCATCTTCGCTAATTGCAATTTGATCCCAAAATACGGGAGGCTGGGACTCGAAAAATGAGCATACCCTATTCATCGCGAGGGCTTCATCGAAATCCTCCTGACGGCCTCCCTTGCTTAAGAATTCCTCTCGCAAACGCGGTACCATTGCCTTTGCAGCCTTTTTTACCAAGTCCTTTTTTATGCCCTGTATCGTCATTTCAATTCACTCCCGAATCCTAATGCAAATCTGATCTATCAAAATAAGCTAATGTCCTCTCCAAGCCGTCTCGCAAAGAAACAGAGGGAACAAACCCTAATTCTTCCTTTGCTTTATCGATACTTAAATAGGTCTTATACAATTCTCCCTTTCTCGGCGCATCGTGCCTCGCCATTTTTTGAAAGCTAATTATATCGCTTAAGATATCATACAATTCGTTGACCGACGTTCCTATGGATGTTCCAATATTATATGCGTGGTCATCTATCGATGAGGGAGCCCTCGTTTCTTTTAAACGCTGTAAAGACAGGAGATTCGCGATTGCAACATCGCCAACATAGACATAATCTCTCACCTGTGTTCCATCTCCATATATGGTGGGCACTTCCCCTTTAAGCATTTTATTAGAAAATATAGCCACCACACCTGCTTCTCCCATTGGATCTTGCCTTGGCCCATAGACATTAGCATATCGAAGTGCTATATAGGGCAGTCCGAACACTTTATTATAATAATATAAATAATACTCCGACGAAAGCTTACTCACCCCATATGGAGAAAGAGGCCCCTTTGGGTGGGTTTCAGAAACGGGAAGGTGCGTCGGCTCTCCGTAAACAACGCCTCCAGATGAAGCAAATATTACCCCCTTTACACCTGTCCTGATTGCGCAGGATAAGATATTCAAAAGGCCTTTGATATTTACTTCGGCATCGTACATGGGATTTACCACTGACTTTCTAACGTCAATTTGCGCCGCATGATGACAAACGTAATCGGGGTGAACTTCGTCGAAAACTTCGCTCATGCGAGAATCGCATATGTCGAGTTTGTAAAACCCGGCCTTTGAATTGAGATTCTCCAATTTGCCCTGAGACAAATTATCGATAACGATAACCCTGTGGCCTTCTTTTATAAAGGCATCAACTAGATGAGATCCTATAAAACCTGCGCCTCCTGTAACCAGGACGGTAGCCATATTAATTACCTTCCTTTCTCTTTCAACATTATCCGCAGCTTACATGTAGTATATCTTTTTTAAAGCGACCTATCCACCACATAAGAAAAACCGGCTTCAATTCCGATGCAACAAACCTTCGCCTTTTGCGCGACAAAAAGTGAGTGAAGCCAACGTTTTAATAATAGGTACTCTCGCTCAAAAGAAAACCTTATTCTTACCTATTTACTTGAATGCCTATCATTCGATGGGTAATTTTCGCCCCATCCATTTCGTCATTTGTAATGGTTTCGACTTACTTAAATACTATTTTTGCCAATCCAAGCAACGCTATAAGATTTGGGATGACCATCATCGTTGAAGGTATCCGCCAATTCCCATGATATCCCCACCGAATCCAAAGCTGGCAGTAAATGCCTTTTGTGCGAGAGCAATCCCTGTAGTTTGTCCGTCAATAGATCAAAGTCAAGGAGATTCGTAATGTTTTTATTTTCAGACAACGGGAAGCCAATTTATAAAGATAAAAGCCCCTTACTCGTTAAGTCAGAGTAAGGGGCTTTTAGTTATTACTGGTGCCGGGGGCGGGACTCGAACCCGCACAGTACCGAGTACCGGTGGATTTTGAGTCCACTGCGTCTACCAATTCCGCCACCCCGGCTTTGCGATGATTAAGATACCATAATATTGTTAAGGCGTCTAGATCTATTCTGCTTTATTTTACATACTTTCTTCAACAAAACCTCTTTGTAGTATCCCCAGCGCCTTGCCCGGCTCCAGTTTAATTCCACTGCGCATAGCAGCCCTCTCTATTGACGCCACTGCTGAAATCAATATGTGTTTATCGATGTTGCCCATATGCCCCATCCTGAATCCCTTTCCTGCATAATCTCCAAGACAACCGGCAATATAGGCACCTTCCTCTGCCACAAGAGATCTGAATTTGGAGTCATCTATGTTAAACTCGCCGGGATATAGGTAAACCGACAACGTTGGAGCTCGATAGCCCTCGTGGGCCAATATCGAAAATCCCATTGAAGAAATGGCCTCATCAAAAAGGGCAGCATGCCTAACATGGCGAGCATATCTTTCCTTGATCCCCTCCGATTTTATTATTTCAAGAGATTGTTTTAAGGCCCATATCAAATTAATGGGAGGAGTACCCCAATATTTGGAAGGGTCTTCCATCACCGGCAACCATTTCTCAAAATCCATATACGAATCAATTATTGTTCCCAGGCTTTTTCGTTTATCCAGCGCCTTTTTTGAAGCCCACAACAGAGCTAAACCAGGAGCAACCCCAAAGGCCTTTTGAGAACAGCTTATCAACACATCAATGCCCATAGGATCGACGTACTCCTCTGCTCCGCCTGATGCAGCTACGCCATCGACCACAAATATGGCTCCATGATCTTGAACAACCTTGCCTATCTCCCCTATCGGCGCCATAACACCTGTCGATGTCTCAACATGGGTAACAGTAACTAGGTCGTATTTTTCTTTAGACAGTCTTTCTTTAACTTCCCCAGAGGTTACAGAGCTTCCCCACCGTGCCTTAATCACATCGACATTAAGGCCGCGCTTTTTGCATATTTCGGCAAATCTATCGCCAAAAAAGCCGTTTGAACACACAAGTGCCTTGTCTCCAGATTTAGAGACGTTCGCTACAGCCATTTCCATGGCCAACGAACCTGACCCAGCAATAACAAAGGCCTGCCCGCTGCACTGCCAGAGTTCGCGCAAATCCTTTACCACGTTTTTAAAATCTTCAATAAAGTCGGGGTCTCCAAAAGCTACCGTCTCGCGTCCCATTTGATCCTGAATAGAGCGCACAACTGGAGTAGGTCCGGGTATCATCACCAGTTTTTGTGGTTTTAGCATATTAAACCCTCCCTATAAGTAAACATAAATTTATAGAAAAATAACTTCACTTTGACAGGCACGTTTCTATATTATTACCCGATCACCTAAAATACAACAGAGTTTGGATTAAAAAAAAATAAAAAGAGCAATCAACTCACTGATTGCTCTTTTTGCCAATTCTTTGGAGCCGGCGGGCGGACTTGAACCGCCAACCTGCTGATTACAAGTCAGCTGCTCTGCCGATTGAGCTACACCGGCCCTCGGGGAAAATTATACCATAAGCTCTCCATCTTGCACAAAGACACGTAAACCGGCATGATGAATCGCTCGTCGTTGCTTCATCTTCTTAAGCTCTTCGGTTAAATACCAAGCCTTTCCGGCATTTTCCACTACGAGTATGGCCCAATTCTCACCCGGCCAAACTGCATCGGCCCAATGTGTACGACATCCGCGGTGATGGCCCAAAACATGTCTCCATACAGTATAGCCATCGACTTCAATCGACTCCAGTAATTCGATTATTTCGGGAGCTATGCTTTGATTGCAAAATATCCAAACGAACTTCATCGTGACGTTCCTCCCTTTGCCTCAACAAACCTTGGTCGTCGGCGTATCTTTTCCTCGACCAAACTGTATACTACCGGAATCAACACCAGGGTAACCAACGTCGAAAAGGACAAACCGCCAATGACCGATACCGCCAAGGGCCTCCATATCTCGGCACCCTCTCCCTGACTTAAAGCCATAGGCAACATGCCCAATGCCGTAGTAAGGGTGGTCATTAAAATTGGCCGCAGCCTCCTTGACCCTCCTTCTACCAAAGCATCGTGCATAACATACCCCCTGGCGCGAAGCAAATTCACGTAATCCACCAAAACTATTGCATTGTTAACCACTGTTCCTACCAACATGACTATGCCCAGCAGGCCCTGCAACGAAAGATATGACCCGGTTAACAACAACGCTCCTACCGCACCCGTTAAGGCAAAGGGAACGCTAAACATTATGATGAATGGGTCCAAAAATGCTTCGTATTGCCCTGCCATTATCATGTAAACCAAGACAACCCCAAGCAAGATCAAAAGACCCATTTGCAAAAACGTTTCTCTCATATCTTCAACATCGCCGGCTATTTCCGTCCTCATTCCGGCGGGCAACTCTATTTCTTTAAGTGCATTTTCGATATCCGTAGCAACATTGCCAACGGAGCGGCCTTCAGCATCAAGCTCTATAGTGATGTAACGTTGCCTGTTCTTTCTGTGAATTTCCGGAGGCCCTAATTCTTCTTTAATTGTTGCCAAATTTGTCAAGCGGATCATATCCCCCGTCACCGATGGCACAAGCAACTTATTTAAGGTATCCCAAGAATGTCTTTGATCAGGTTGCAACCGCAGCCACACCTCGTAGTTATCCTCTCCTTCCCAATAATCTTCATCCAACTGAATGCCATAGTAATAGGCCCTTAGAGCTTGAGCAACGTTACTCGTCGGAACACCCAACAGCGAAGCCCTTTCTTTGTCTACGTCAACCCAAATTTCCGGCCTGCTTGCTTTTTGGGTAATTTCTATATCTACAGCTCCCGGAATCCCTTCGAGCCTTTTCTTTATTTCGTCTCCAATTTTGAGCAATTCATTTACATCGTCTCCGTACAACTCAATTACTATCGGTTTGGAACTCCCGCCAGCCATGATAGGCGAACTGACGTTTGCGCTTACCGCTTCAAAACCCGCCTTTGCGTTTAAATATTGCCTTACTTGAGCTGCCACTTGAAAGCCCGAGCGCTTTCTTTCCCCCTTAGACACGAGCTCGATGCCGATAGTTCCGATATTTGACGATTCTCCCCTTAAAGCACTCATACCGTCTCCGGCGCTGCCGCCGTATATGTAGACGTTTTCAAGCTCCGGGATATTATCCATAGCATAAGCCATGACATCTTTTGCAACTTTCTCCGTCTCTTCCACCCTCGTACCTTCAGGGAGCCTGAAATTAACGCGTACACTTCCCGTATCTGACCTTGGTATCAACTCTGTCCCTATACGGGTAAAACCTACAACTGTAAAAACTGCACAGAGCAACGCCAATCCTATGATCTTTTTTCTGTTGCGCAAAGCCCAATCAATTAACAAAGCGTAATAGCGCTCAAGCAAAGTCAAGATACGCTTGGAATGTCTATGAATGAAGAGCTTGTCTTCTTGAGATTTAAAAGTCTTACTTCCAACCATCGGTATAAAGCTTAACGAAACAACCAAGGATGACACTATAGCAAGACTCATAACCACCGACAGGGAGGAAAAAAATATGCCGACTAAGCCTGTGATAAACACCAATGGCAACAGCACAGCCAGAGTCGTCAGTGTGGACGCTATCAAGGCACTTCCCACTTCGCCTGCACCTAACATGGAAGCTATCTGGCGTTTCTCCCCCATCTCAATGTGATAAATAACCTGATCTGTCGTAACAATTGCGTTGTCGACTACCATGCCGCAAGCAACCGTAAGAGCCGACAATGTCATTAAATTAACAGTGTATCCTAAGATTCTCATAGCGATAAACGTAGCGATCAACGAAAAGGGAATGGCTCCGCATACCGCAAGCGTTCCCGGCAATCTGCGTAAAAAGAGATAAGTGACCAGAAAGACTAGTACAACGCCATATAGCAGAGTAGTGGCCAATTGTTTAAGTGAGTTCAGTATAAACTCCGATTGATCGTAACCGATGACATAATCCACATCGGAGGGGAATATAGACCCCTTTAACTCCTCCAGGCGGGCCTTTACACCATTACTGACCTGAACAGTATTGGCATCGGTGTTTTTCGTGATCATCATAACAACGGAACGGGCACCGTCAGCCCATCCAAAGGTTGATGCGTCCTTGTATCCGTCCTCCACGGTCGCTACATCCTTGAGATACACGGGCTTACCGTCGGTGGTGCCAACAATGGCGTAACCTATCTCGTTTACAAGTTTATATCTGCCCGGCACTCTTATCTGATATTCCAACATTCCTTCCTTAAAGCTTCCTGCAGGTAAATTGAAATGTTCTTGTTGCAATACACTTGCAATCTGTTGAGCTGACAAATTATATGCCTTTAGTTTCTCTGCATCTAACAGTATCTTTATTTCGCGCTGCTCCCCACCGAAGACCGAAACATCCCCTACTCCCGGAACCTGTTGAACAAGCTTGCTGACATCGTTATCCACGAAATGATACAGCCCTGGGAAAGTCGGTCCTGCCTTAAATATGACTAACATGACGGGCATGGCACTGGAAGTTACTTTTATAAGTATTGGATCATCAGCATCATCGGGAAGCCTTCTTCTTATAATGTTCACCTGATCCCGGGCATCGCCCATCCTGGCATCCAAATCCTCTCCCCACTCAAATCTGAGGACAACGGCAGAAGCTCCGTCGCTTGAAGTCGAGGTAATCTCGTCAAGGCCTTGAAGAGTGGCCATTCTGTCCTCCACTTCTTCCGTGATTTCCTGTTCGACGTCGCTAGCAGCAGCTCCCTCCCAAGTAGTAATGGCAAGAATTACGGGTTGTTCGAATTGGGGCAAAAGATCGACCCTTATTCCGATAAAAGAGACAACTCCCAATAAGAGCACGGCGACGAAGAACATTAAGGTGGCAGTAGGTCTCTTTACCGCTATTTCCCAAAGGTTCATTGACCTACCACCTCCACGGATACCCCGTCGCCAATGGCGCGAACAACAGGCGATATTACATTGTCTTCCGCTTTAATTCCTTCAATAATTTCTACCAAATTACCGCTCTCTATGCCACGTCTAACGAAAACCTGCTTTGCCTTTTTATCTGGCGTTACAACGAAGCAATACCATTCACCTGTTCCCGGCAATTGTTTTACCGCCTCCCTGGGAAGGGAAAGTCCTTCATGCTTGCCTACTATGACCTCAGTCCTGGCGAACATCCCTGGCTTTAATATTCCTTCAGCTGAAAGCCACACTTCAACTTCTCCGGTCCTTGTGACCGAATCAAGCATTGGGCTAATTCGCACCACTTCGGCCTCAAAAGTCATGTTTGGAAATGCATCTACTTTTACAAGGGCAACTTGCCCTAATTTAATCCTTGGATAGTCGTTTTCCGTTACCGTCCCAATTATCTTAACTGTTTCCTGCCTTGAAACCGTAAAACAAGTACTCCCGACGCTAACGGTATCGCCAGGATCTATATGCCTTTCAGCAACAACTCCGTCTACGGGAGAGACTATACTGTGATATTCCTTCATAATTTGAAGCTGCCTCAGCTGGGCCTGGGCCTGATCGAGCTGCCTTTGGGCCTGCTCGAGTTTGGCCTTTTCCACTTCATACTGTCCTTCTATTTGATCCAACTGCTGGCGACTTATAACTTGCTCCTCATATAAATTTTTATAACGCACATAATCTTTCTCAGTGGTCTGCAATTGACTTTTTGCCTGCGATATCGCAGCCCTAGCGGCAGCGACTGCTGCCTTGACCTCTTCAATTTGTCGGTTGACCAGGCTATCATCTAATTTTGCCAAAGGGTCACCCTTTTTTAATTCCGATCCGACATCAACATAAACTTCTAAAACTG
Proteins encoded:
- a CDS encoding universal stress protein codes for the protein MTKKILVGVDLSKMSESLITYSHNIAHRLNDEIIYLHVLPRLSSIWRGYEPWIPPQIGDEVKQIAHKKISYWIQKAEAQIKDIPSHEHTILIEEGSPGEVIISKAREMGVSLIIVGYKGHSTMEHILVGSTTTAIARHAPCSVLIYRPGFEVI
- a CDS encoding XRE family transcriptional regulator translates to MTIQGIKKDLVKKAAKAMVPRLREEFLSKGGRQEDFDEALAMNRVCSFFESQPPVFWDQIAISEDASLDEIAQDIADSLEEAIYLEKMSAEDILQMIKEEEGISRRLKNIR
- a CDS encoding NAD-dependent epimerase/dehydratase family protein — protein: MATVLVTGGAGFIGSHLVDAFIKEGHRVIVIDNLSQGKLENLNSKAGFYKLDICDSRMSEVFDEVHPDYVCHHAAQIDVRKSVVNPMYDAEVNIKGLLNILSCAIRTGVKGVIFASSGGVVYGEPTHLPVSETHPKGPLSPYGVSKLSSEYYLYYYNKVFGLPYIALRYANVYGPRQDPMGEAGVVAIFSNKMLKGEVPTIYGDGTQVRDYVYVGDVAIANLLSLQRLKETRAPSSIDDHAYNIGTSIGTSVNELYDILSDIISFQKMARHDAPRKGELYKTYLSIDKAKEELGFVPSVSLRDGLERTLAYFDRSDLH
- a CDS encoding pyridoxal-phosphate-dependent aminotransferase family protein, whose product is MLKPQKLVMIPGPTPVVRSIQDQMGRETVAFGDPDFIEDFKNVVKDLRELWQCSGQAFVIAGSGSLAMEMAVANVSKSGDKALVCSNGFFGDRFAEICKKRGLNVDVIKARWGSSVTSGEVKERLSKEKYDLVTVTHVETSTGVMAPIGEIGKVVQDHGAIFVVDGVAASGGAEEYVDPMGIDVLISCSQKAFGVAPGLALLWASKKALDKRKSLGTIIDSYMDFEKWLPVMEDPSKYWGTPPINLIWALKQSLEIIKSEGIKERYARHVRHAALFDEAISSMGFSILAHEGYRAPTLSVYLYPGEFNIDDSKFRSLVAEEGAYIAGCLGDYAGKGFRMGHMGNIDKHILISAVASIERAAMRSGIKLEPGKALGILQRGFVEESM
- a CDS encoding PG0541 family transporter-associated protein; the protein is MKFVWIFCNQSIAPEIIELLESIEVDGYTVWRHVLGHHRGCRTHWADAVWPGENWAILVVENAGKAWYLTEELKKMKQRRAIHHAGLRVFVQDGELMV
- a CDS encoding efflux RND transporter permease subunit yields the protein MNLWEIAVKRPTATLMFFVAVLLLGVVSFIGIRVDLLPQFEQPVILAITTWEGAAASDVEQEITEEVEDRMATLQGLDEITSTSSDGASAVVLRFEWGEDLDARMGDARDQVNIIRRRLPDDADDPILIKVTSSAMPVMLVIFKAGPTFPGLYHFVDNDVSKLVQQVPGVGDVSVFGGEQREIKILLDAEKLKAYNLSAQQIASVLQQEHFNLPAGSFKEGMLEYQIRVPGRYKLVNEIGYAIVGTTDGKPVYLKDVATVEDGYKDASTFGWADGARSVVMMITKNTDANTVQVSNGVKARLEELKGSIFPSDVDYVIGYDQSEFILNSLKQLATTLLYGVVLVFLVTYLFLRRLPGTLAVCGAIPFSLIATFIAMRILGYTVNLMTLSALTVACGMVVDNAIVTTDQVIYHIEMGEKRQIASMLGAGEVGSALIASTLTTLAVLLPLVFITGLVGIFFSSLSVVMSLAIVSSLVVSLSFIPMVGSKTFKSQEDKLFIHRHSKRILTLLERYYALLIDWALRNRKKIIGLALLCAVFTVVGFTRIGTELIPRSDTGSVRVNFRLPEGTRVEETEKVAKDVMAYAMDNIPELENVYIYGGSAGDGMSALRGESSNIGTIGIELVSKGERKRSGFQVAAQVRQYLNAKAGFEAVSANVSSPIMAGGSSKPIVIELYGDDVNELLKIGDEIKKRLEGIPGAVDIEITQKASRPEIWVDVDKERASLLGVPTSNVAQALRAYYYGIQLDEDYWEGEDNYEVWLRLQPDQRHSWDTLNKLLVPSVTGDMIRLTNLATIKEELGPPEIHRKNRQRYITIELDAEGRSVGNVATDIENALKEIELPAGMRTEIAGDVEDMRETFLQMGLLILLGVVLVYMIMAGQYEAFLDPFIIMFSVPFALTGAVGALLLTGSYLSLQGLLGIVMLVGTVVNNAIVLVDYVNLLRARGYVMHDALVEGGSRRLRPILMTTLTTALGMLPMALSQGEGAEIWRPLAVSVIGGLSFSTLVTLVLIPVVYSLVEEKIRRRPRFVEAKGGTSR
- a CDS encoding efflux RND transporter periplasmic adaptor subunit, with product MKIKTVVIAVIAVALASIIGLRVFSNDKTTEQPGVPTPQQSAINVSVVKPTLMEFEDIITFVGTVEPQEKAMITSKVTNNVTVLEVYVDVGSELKKGDPLAKLDDSLVNRQIEEVKAAVAAARAAISQAKSQLQTTEKDYVRYKNLYEEQVISRQQLDQIEGQYEVEKAKLEQAQRQLDQAQAQLRQLQIMKEYHSIVSPVDGVVAERHIDPGDTVSVGSTCFTVSRQETVKIIGTVTENDYPRIKLGQVALVKVDAFPNMTFEAEVVRISPMLDSVTRTGEVEVWLSAEGILKPGMFARTEVIVGKHEGLSLPREAVKQLPGTGEWYCFVVTPDKKAKQVFVRRGIESGNLVEIIEGIKAEDNVISPVVRAIGDGVSVEVVGQ